The Bacteroidota bacterium genome includes the window TACTGCTGGCCGTGATGGCCAGTATGTACGCTGTGTACCACGGCCCGAAAGGTATCCGGCTGATTGCTGAACGCGTTCATAATGCCACGCGCGTGCTGGCGAATGGTTTGCAAAAGCTTGGCTATGTATTGCGCCACGAACACTTTTTCGACACGCTACGGGTAGAGCTCGACGATGAGACCCTGGATCGCGTGCTCATTGCGGCTGAACATAACCGGGTTAACCTCCGCGTCTTCCGCGATGGTACCGTTGGTATTTCGCTCGATGAAACGGTCACTGCAGACGATCTGGATACCCTGTTTGCCATTTTTGACCTGGAAGCTTCCGTGGATGCAGATGCTGTTGAAATTGCAGAAGAATTGGCGCCGGGTTACAGCGGTCCGCTTACCCGCCAGTCTGGATACATGGACCATCCGGTATTCAATAGCTACCATTCAGAAAGTGAGTTGATGCGGTATATTCATCATCTTGCTTCGCTTGACCTGTCGCTTACGACGAGTATGATTCCGCTCGGTTCTTGTACGATGAAGCTGAACGCAGCGGCTGAGCTTATGCCTGTCACGATGGCCGGCTTCAACCGGATACACCCGTTTGCGCCATCGGTGCAAACAAAAGGGTACCAGGTTATCATCGAAGAACTCGAAAATTGGCTTGCTGAAATCACTGGCTTTACCTCGGTTTCGCTGCAGCCTAACTCAGGTGCTTCTGGTGAGTATACCGGCCTGTTGACCATCCGTGCGTATCACGAAAGCAGAAACGACCACCATCGGAATGTGTGTATTGTGCCGCAGTCGGCACATGGTACGAATCCTGCCAGCGCCATTATGGCCGGTATGAAGGTCGTTATCGTTGGTTGTGATGACGCGGGAAATATCGACCTGGAAGATTTGCGGGAAAAAGCCACAACGCATGCTGATACGCTTGCTGCCGTGATGGTTACCTATCCGTCTACGCATGGGGTTTTTGAAGAAGGTATCCGGGAAATCTGCCAGATCATCCATGATAATGGCGGGATGGTGTACCTCGACGGCGCCAACATGAACGCGCAGGTGGGGTTATGCCGGCCGGGTGATTATGGTGCAGATGTGTGTCATCTCAACCTGCACAAAACGTTTAGCATCCCTCATGGCGGCGGCGGCCCGGGTATGGGGCCAATCTGTGTAAATGACCACCTTGCTCCATTCCTTCCTGGCCACGTGGTTGTGCCTACAGGAGGTGAACATGCCATTGGAGCAGTCTCGGCAGCGCCTTATGGCAGCGCCAGTATTTTGCTTATCTCCTGGGCCTATATCGCGATGATGGGCCCCGATGGCCTGCGCGAAGCTTCCCAGATGGCCATTCTCAACGCCAACTACATTGCCCGCCGCATCGAAGGACATTTCCCGATTCTTTACCGTGGCGAGAAAGGCTACGTGGCGCATGAGTTTATCATGGATCTGCGTCCCTACCGGCAAGCCAGCGGCATCACAGAACAGGATGTTGCCAAGCGTTTGATGGACTATGGATACCATGCACCTACCATGTCGTGGCCAGTTGTGGGTACCATGATGATTGAGCCGACAGAGAGTGAGTCCAAAGCTGAACTGGATCGTTTTTGTGATGCAATGATTTCCATCAGAAGCGAAATCCAGGAAGTAGAGCTTGGTGTAGTTGATGCGACGCTCAACGTGCTCAAGCAGGCGCCACACACTGCAGCAATGGTGGTTTCAGATGAATGGGACATGCCTTATGCACGCGAGAAAGCTGCCTTCCCATTGCCATGGACAAGGTCCCATAAATTCTGGCCTTCCGTACGCCGGCTGAACGATGCCCATGGCGATCGAAATCTCATCTGTACCTGCCCACCAATCGAAGCCTACGCTGAAGTGTCATAACTTTTGTGATTTTATCGTCAAGTAGGTCCACATTTCACGGATTGCTTATCAATTGTGACGAACCAATTTGAGCAACAGAAACAATGTCCGATTGCCTGAGTGTGAGAGGTCTTTCTTTTCAGTTGAGACCATTTTCTCTCAGAACGACGTTGCTTTTAGCGCACCCCTTTGTGCGCCTGTTGTAGTAGGTAAAACTGGATACGGTTATGGATTTTATGGATGATCCCACCGTTTTTCGGTGAACTCATTTCGTGTCTGTGCTAAACTTTTGCCCTCCTCGGCACATCTGCGGGTAGGACCCCTGGTGGCAGGCGAAAAGACACGATACAATCGCTTACGTTCTGTCGCGTTCATGTGGACCAACAGCAGCTTGATTGCTCAACAATTCTGCCTGGTCAGCACGAACGGTTCGACCTTGCTCTAGCGTGGCTACGCTCGTTCTTCTAACCCCTCAAGTGAAGGATACAGGGCTTTTCTTCTCTGGCTCCCTGGGATCCCGATTGTAATTTCTATGTCTGGAATGCAGCGCATTGTTTCTCGTTGCATGGAAGCACTGTACTGGTTATTACAGTGCCACGTCTATTTCCGTGCAACATGCATTGGCTTGCTCATCATGCCAATGATCATTTCTCAACCCAGCCGGGCTGATGGGAGCAAAGATCTCATCAGGAATGGCGGATATCGTCCTTTTCTCGAAGGTGGGCATGGCCGTACTGTGGCCGGCATCAACCGAATGAACAAGTTTTATGTCTACCTGCGCGCAGGAGAGACCCTTCAGTTGGGTTCAAGCGCAATGGGGATGTATGAAGGTGACATTCAATTTACCCAGCCTGATGGCACAACGGGCTCATGTCTGGCACTGAAGCCAGCAACCGCGGGTGATCGGTGGGGGATAATTCCGTCGATTGATGAAGAACGGGCCGGTCCGCTGCCCAATGTAGGCGGCTACACGGCATGTGAACGCGCCGCAGACGCCTCGACAGAAGGCATCTGGGAAGTAACTTTTGTAGGACCAGCACCAGATAGCTGGGCATTTTCAACACCGCTTCCTGCCGGCGCATCCTGGCAGCAGGCACCCGACGTGTATACCATTGCAGCCTGGGATATCACGGTTCGCAATGCTGATACACAGGAAGTCCCGGGTCGCGTATTTGCCAACCATCTCCCACTAAACCTGGGTAGTGCGACCGCTTCTATTGCTTCAACCTTGTTTGCGCGTACGCGAGATGGTTATGACTATCGCATAGACCTGAACAACATTAGTGGGCATACCTTGCTGTTGTTTGCTAACTCTGCCGGCTTTCAAACGGTAACTGAAGAGGCACTGCTCTATCGATCCATAATACTGGATCCCCTGAATACTTCTAATAACGGATTGCCCGATGGCGTGAAGCTGCACAACCCTTTCATGCAGGATACGGAGCAAGCTGCTACGCATAAGCTCTTTCTGGTACCACCTGCTGATGACCTGCCTGTGGCAGCGATGCAGGGAGATGTGCCGGTCTGGTTAGCCAATCCGGTTGTTGCACCTGCCACGTTTGATGGCCTTTCATACACCGGCAGCGTGGGCAAAACGGGCAGCTTTTCGTTCCAGGCATCTGCCGCCGGCCGCTACCTGTTGACGATCGATTTGAACCAGAACGGAATTTGGGGAGATGGAACGGATACGTTTCTTTCTGGCGTTGCGCGTGCCGGCGAAAACATTGTGCCATGGAATGGAAATGATGCCAGCGGATTTGCCGTAAATGGGGTAGCTGGTGGTTACCAGGCCCGGGTTGTCGCATTAGCTGGCGAAATTCATTTGCCGGCCCTGGATTTTGAAAACCAGGTCCAGGGCATTGTGCTCGAACGGCAAAATGGAGCAGGTGCGCCGGCTTATACCGTTTACTACAACGATGCTGCGCTTGAAGGCAGGCCAGGTGCGCCCGAACCCGTCAATGGGCTCGGAGGCGCGGACAGCCGGGCAGGTGCCCATCCATTTGCTGAGGCATTTGGAGATGCTGCTGGCGTTGATACCTGGTCGTATGTTGCTTCTTCGCCGGCCTACCTCGATGAGTCGCTATTTCCACTGGTAAACGACTTACGCGTGGCTGTTGAGCTTGATACGCAAGTGCCAGCTGATAACCAGGCTTTTGTACACCTCATCCGCGTTGCAAACGATGGCCCGGATGATGCGCAGGGCATTCGGGTGCGTGTAAATATGCCGGCTACTTTTCAAATCCAGCTTGCTGATGCGCCTGAAGGAAATTTCTCGCCAGGCGAACGCATCTGGTTCATCGACCAGTTGCCCAGTGGTGATGAGGCAGTGCTTACTCTTACCCTTCTGGCACCATCTGGTGGTGCATATACCCTGTTTTCTGAGGTCATTGCTCATGCGGGAGATGACCCGGATTCTACGCCCAACAACTTTGATGAAAGGCTGCCGAATCAGCCGGCAGAAGATGACACGCAGGCAATCACTGTTTACGTGGCTCCGGAGCCATCGCTTGGCCTTGCCCAGCAGGTTTCACTGATCACAGACGATCCCGCCGGCTTTAAAGCTCAGTTTGATGTACTCGTTGAAAATCTCGGCAACACGCCGCTGTCAAGTGTGCAGGTCCTGGAAAATCTCACCGCCCGATTCCAGGGTACAGATTTTCGGGTAGTTGCTGCTGATGCTTCTGCGCCGCTGGTCATCAATCCGAATTACGATGGAGACCTGGATACAAACCTGCTCGAGTCTACGCAGAGCGTGCTCGGTGTTGGTGAGCAAGGGGCTATCACGTATGTCGTGGATGTGACACCATTTGCCAACCTCGGCCCTTATACGGGAAATGCAAACGGTTTTGCGGAAGGGCTGACCGGTGTTGTTGTAGAAGATATTTCTGATGATGGTCTGATAACAGATCTCAACAAAGATGGCCTGGCAGACGGCTCGGAAGAAAACGATCCGTCGGTCATCAATATTGATACGCGCTCGTCCATTGGGCTGGCCATGCAAGTGTCCAATGTTACCGGGACTGCAGCTTCTTTTTCAGCAGACTACACGCTGATGGTTGAAAACCTTGGCAATGTACCGCTGCAACAAGTGCAAATTATAAATGATCTGGGGGGGTTGTTTGGGCCAGGCAATACCTCCATATCCAATTTGAGTGTAGATGGTCCTTTAGCTATCAACGCCACGTTTGATGGGCAGGCTGTAGATGACATGCTGGATGCTGCAGCCAGTAACCTAGGCGTTGGGGAGCGGGCCACACTAAGTTTTTCGTTGGAAGCATCGCCGGCCTTCAGTCTCGGTTTCTTCAACCACGTAGCCCGGGCAACGGCGCAAGGCCCTGACGGGCGCGCCGTTTTTGACCTTTCAGATGATGGCGAAGAGACGGATCCCAATGGAAATGGCCGGGCAAACGATCCGGGTGAAGAGGATGTGACCGTCATCGCTTTTGAGGGTGCGCCATCAATTGGTGTGTCATTGTTTGCTACGCAGGTAACAGGTGATCTTGGCGGGTTTGGTGTCTATTACGATATAGAGGTTCGCAATCTGGGAGATACTGTGCTGAACAGTGTCCAATTACTCGAAGACCTGGGACGTGCATTTGAAGGGACCAATTTCTCTGTGTCGAATCTGACAGCTACCCAGCCGTTGGCCGTCAACCCCGATTTTGATGGCTTAAACGACAAGAATCTACTGGCACGTTTTGGGAATTCACTGGCACCTAATGCATCTGCAAAAATAAGTTTTACCGTAGACGTTGAGCCTGTTTCGTCGTTTGGACCCTATAGCAATTCGGTTATTGCTTATGCGGATACGCCGGCCGGGACAACAACGTCTGATACCTCTGACAATGGCACAACTGTAGATGCTGACAACGATGGCAATGCCAACGAGCCCGGAGAAAACGACCATTCTATAACAGCCTTTGCGCCAACAGGTCACCTGGGTGTGGCGTTGGGTCTGGCCGCAACCACGGGGGATTTAAACACCTTCAGACTTGTGTATACCATGGTTGCTGAGAATCTTGGCGATGTACCGCTTTCAGGTTTGTCGCTGGAGCAGGATTTAGAAGCCGCCCTGGCCGGTACCTCATACCGTGTCGTACGGGTTACACCTGCATCACCTTTCGAAGCCAACCCGCTTTTTGATGGCGGTCAGTATCAGGAATTGCTGGCCCCAACCGGTGCTGAATTGGGCGTTGGGCAGCAAGTGACTGTAGAGGTGGAGCTGGAAGTTATTCCTGTCGATAACTTTGGGCCCTATGCTTTACATAGCATGGGAGCGGCCCGCACACCCTTTGGCACTACGTTGCAAGATGAAAGCACAAGTGGCCTGAATCCGGATCCGAATAACAACGGTGATCCAACAGAAGAAGGAGAGAATGAACCCGGTGTGCTGGTCCTGACTGAGCGTCCGGTTATTGGCGTATCGATGGCTGCATTGCCTGCTGATGGAGACCTGAAAGGCTTTACCAGTCGGTACGTACTCCGGGTGGAGAACCTGGGGGATGTCCCGCTCGAAAATGTAAGCGTGACCACCGATTTGGCCCAAACGTTTGCGGGTACTTCATTTGATGTGCTGAAGCAAAGTGTGCAGGGCCCCCTCGCACTGAATAAGGATTTTGACGGTGTTGAGCATACAGAATTACTGGCTGGTGAAAGCCGGCTAGTGCCAGGGGATACAGCCCGGGTTTTGATTGATTTGGCTGTGTTGCCGGTTGATGCAGTTGGACCTTTTTCTCTGTCTGCTATTGCATCTGCAACGGGCCCAAATGGGTCGGGTACTACAGATATTTCTGCCAACGGATTTGTCGTAGACAGCAATGGAAACGGTGTGCCGAACGAGGCTGATGAAAATGAGCCAACAGTGCTCGATGTTGCGGCAATGCCGGCCATCGGTGTTGCAAAGGTGCTCAACGAACTCGTTGAAGTATCCGATGGATTTGAAGCCTCTTTTTCTGTTACCCTGCAAAATGTAGGCGACGTGCTGTTGCGCAATGTCCAGGTTGCTGATCCTCTTGCAGACGCATTTCCGGCTGCTGACATCGACGTGCAAACCCTAGCTGTTATAGATGGGGATGCCTACGTGCCGGCAGCAAACTACGATGGAGTTTCTCAAGTCAATCTGCTCGAAGATAACCTGCCTGATTTGCCGCCCGGGGAAGATGTCATTCTTAGCTATGTTGTTAAGATTACCCCTGATCCAGCAGCCCAGCAAGGCGGGGAAGATCTGTTTTTGTCGCAGGCTACTGCAACTGCTACCGATCCAGCAGGCAATGTTGTGACTGATCTTTCCAATGCGGGTACAGACCCTGATCCAAACGGAAATGGCAACGCAGGTGATGCGGGAGAAGACGAGCCGACGCAGGTTGATGCTGCGTTTCGCCCTGCGTTGTATGTAAATGCTTTTGTGGAAGATATTGCTGGTGATACGACGCGGTTTGATGCCCTGGTTTCGTTTAAGCTTGAAAACACGGGTGCGGTTAAACTGGATTCGCTTGACTTCTCTTTCAATTTGATGGAGCTGTTTCCCGGCGCAATTGTCACTGTACAGCAGATTTGGACAACCTCCGAGTCAACCCTGCCTGTTAATGCAACCTATGACGGCCTTGGCGATACGCGCGTGCTTGTGCAAAAAGAGGCAACCCTGACTCCGGGGGCTTCTGCGCGTATCAAGGTATTGGTTACGGTGACACCCGGCGCATCGCGTGGGCCCTACAAGAGTGATGTTGAAATTACGGGCCGGACAAAACGCGGCCAGATTGTATACGGGCTTGCCAAGGTACCTCCGCTTCGTATTGCAACAAGCACCGGGGAGGAGGCCGGCCTTGAGTCAAATGGCGACCTTGCATCCTTGGTTTCTCAGCGTAATTACCGGACGCAGCACACCAGTTGGATACAGTCGGTTGCCAAAGCCCAGGCGACAGCGTTGCCGCGGTTGAGCGCATTAGGTGCTGACGCTGTAGAGGGAACAGGTAGTCTGAATGCTCAGGATGTAATTGATCTTGTGCCTACGGAAGGCCCGCGGAATTCTGATGGTGTTGTGACGACGCCAAAAGACCTC containing:
- the gcvP gene encoding aminomethyl-transferring glycine dehydrogenase, translated to MAINLSFTDKFTRRHNGSSSEEVQQMLETVGLKSMDALAQATVPSSILRAEALALPPALSEYELLQRVKELAGQNEVYRSFIGMGYHDTVTPPAVQRNVLENPAWYTQYTPYQAEISQGRLEALLNFQTMIIDLTGMEIANSSLLDEGTAAAEAMMMFSRLSRRSGKTAFFIDERCHPQTIDVVATRAEPLGIDIRVGNFADYTFAEDVFGALLQYPATDGEVVDYAAFCEAAHDSDAYVVVAADLLSLALLTPPGEFGADVVVGNSQRFGVPLGYGGPHAAFFATRETYKRQVPGRIIGVSIDADGRPALRMALQTREQHIRRDKATSNICTAQVLLAVMASMYAVYHGPKGIRLIAERVHNATRVLANGLQKLGYVLRHEHFFDTLRVELDDETLDRVLIAAEHNRVNLRVFRDGTVGISLDETVTADDLDTLFAIFDLEASVDADAVEIAEELAPGYSGPLTRQSGYMDHPVFNSYHSESELMRYIHHLASLDLSLTTSMIPLGSCTMKLNAAAELMPVTMAGFNRIHPFAPSVQTKGYQVIIEELENWLAEITGFTSVSLQPNSGASGEYTGLLTIRAYHESRNDHHRNVCIVPQSAHGTNPASAIMAGMKVVIVGCDDAGNIDLEDLREKATTHADTLAAVMVTYPSTHGVFEEGIREICQIIHDNGGMVYLDGANMNAQVGLCRPGDYGADVCHLNLHKTFSIPHGGGGPGMGPICVNDHLAPFLPGHVVVPTGGEHAIGAVSAAPYGSASILLISWAYIAMMGPDGLREASQMAILNANYIARRIEGHFPILYRGEKGYVAHEFIMDLRPYRQASGITEQDVAKRLMDYGYHAPTMSWPVVGTMMIEPTESESKAELDRFCDAMISIRSEIQEVELGVVDATLNVLKQAPHTAAMVVSDEWDMPYAREKAAFPLPWTRSHKFWPSVRRLNDAHGDRNLICTCPPIEAYAEVS
- a CDS encoding T9SS type A sorting domain-containing protein, coding for MEALYWLLQCHVYFRATCIGLLIMPMIISQPSRADGSKDLIRNGGYRPFLEGGHGRTVAGINRMNKFYVYLRAGETLQLGSSAMGMYEGDIQFTQPDGTTGSCLALKPATAGDRWGIIPSIDEERAGPLPNVGGYTACERAADASTEGIWEVTFVGPAPDSWAFSTPLPAGASWQQAPDVYTIAAWDITVRNADTQEVPGRVFANHLPLNLGSATASIASTLFARTRDGYDYRIDLNNISGHTLLLFANSAGFQTVTEEALLYRSIILDPLNTSNNGLPDGVKLHNPFMQDTEQAATHKLFLVPPADDLPVAAMQGDVPVWLANPVVAPATFDGLSYTGSVGKTGSFSFQASAAGRYLLTIDLNQNGIWGDGTDTFLSGVARAGENIVPWNGNDASGFAVNGVAGGYQARVVALAGEIHLPALDFENQVQGIVLERQNGAGAPAYTVYYNDAALEGRPGAPEPVNGLGGADSRAGAHPFAEAFGDAAGVDTWSYVASSPAYLDESLFPLVNDLRVAVELDTQVPADNQAFVHLIRVANDGPDDAQGIRVRVNMPATFQIQLADAPEGNFSPGERIWFIDQLPSGDEAVLTLTLLAPSGGAYTLFSEVIAHAGDDPDSTPNNFDERLPNQPAEDDTQAITVYVAPEPSLGLAQQVSLITDDPAGFKAQFDVLVENLGNTPLSSVQVLENLTARFQGTDFRVVAADASAPLVINPNYDGDLDTNLLESTQSVLGVGEQGAITYVVDVTPFANLGPYTGNANGFAEGLTGVVVEDISDDGLITDLNKDGLADGSEENDPSVINIDTRSSIGLAMQVSNVTGTAASFSADYTLMVENLGNVPLQQVQIINDLGGLFGPGNTSISNLSVDGPLAINATFDGQAVDDMLDAAASNLGVGERATLSFSLEASPAFSLGFFNHVARATAQGPDGRAVFDLSDDGEETDPNGNGRANDPGEEDVTVIAFEGAPSIGVSLFATQVTGDLGGFGVYYDIEVRNLGDTVLNSVQLLEDLGRAFEGTNFSVSNLTATQPLAVNPDFDGLNDKNLLARFGNSLAPNASAKISFTVDVEPVSSFGPYSNSVIAYADTPAGTTTSDTSDNGTTVDADNDGNANEPGENDHSITAFAPTGHLGVALGLAATTGDLNTFRLVYTMVAENLGDVPLSGLSLEQDLEAALAGTSYRVVRVTPASPFEANPLFDGGQYQELLAPTGAELGVGQQVTVEVELEVIPVDNFGPYALHSMGAARTPFGTTLQDESTSGLNPDPNNNGDPTEEGENEPGVLVLTERPVIGVSMAALPADGDLKGFTSRYVLRVENLGDVPLENVSVTTDLAQTFAGTSFDVLKQSVQGPLALNKDFDGVEHTELLAGESRLVPGDTARVLIDLAVLPVDAVGPFSLSAIASATGPNGSGTTDISANGFVVDSNGNGVPNEADENEPTVLDVAAMPAIGVAKVLNELVEVSDGFEASFSVTLQNVGDVLLRNVQVADPLADAFPAADIDVQTLAVIDGDAYVPAANYDGVSQVNLLEDNLPDLPPGEDVILSYVVKITPDPAAQQGGEDLFLSQATATATDPAGNVVTDLSNAGTDPDPNGNGNAGDAGEDEPTQVDAAFRPALYVNAFVEDIAGDTTRFDALVSFKLENTGAVKLDSLDFSFNLMELFPGAIVTVQQIWTTSESTLPVNATYDGLGDTRVLVQKEATLTPGASARIKVLVTVTPGASRGPYKSDVEITGRTKRGQIVYGLAKVPPLRIATSTGEEAGLESNGDLASLVSQRNYRTQHTSWIQSVAKAQATALPRLSALGADAVEGTGSLNAQDVIDLVPTEGPRNSDGVVTTPKDLFGITNATSVLAVDYMDEDARLAALFATTSPVDELYDHTKNICDRLKGASLESVSLISIKGHPFVLSVLEHDNGEVDYAINFVGYRQGANYLIDSRFVRDAYQIQTSVTGEILNFQVWSYNPQFTIALVEDILNNMETVGSIGFVSREDDIPQIPDVFVERGSYQAGQLVFQLRKPAGVTEFIFKGETTNIEGGEKSVFERVIPVTGNATDEEQVEVVLPSGVLFDALLTVTNDANTNVDQIYIADGPWGKIEDAQEDTDIEVFEILEQPSYNPSDGRFVIERGAAVSGTVADSLVVFRHFRPGGRAIDLSTFSYVSFTAAGTGTAQLRLEEANAAGDFFTKDIELEASPKNYTIVFEDFSKRNGQSGFQGQSTSAISFSFHTEGSEPMPVTFTVESLVFGKGQPTNLETDGLIPTVYSLDQNYPNPFNPSTTISFGLPEPASVSLQVFDMLGRQVLTAVEQDYNAGRHKVVLDASRLASGAYIYRMQANKEVFTKIMHVVK